From the Terriglobia bacterium genome, the window AAAATGCCTGGCCGGCCGCACGACGCTGACGATCAGCCATCGCCTCTCTTCAGTGCTCGGCGCGAGCCAGATTTTCGTGCTCGACCGCGGGCAAATCGTGCAACAAGGAAGCCACGCGGGGCTCGTCGGGGAAGCCGGCCTTTACCAGCGTCTGTACCAAGCGGCCGGCTTGCCCGGCATCTCCGCAGTCGAGCCGAGATGGACATGACCGAACTGCGGACCAATCCACCGCCGATAAACCTCGGCGCGGGCAGCGGCAAGGGCGTCAAGGTCGCCGTGATCGACAGCGGCATCAACGCGCAGCATTCGCACGTGCAGCGCGTGGCCGGTGGAGTGCACATTCTCCTCGGCTCCGGGGGTGCGCTCGAGTTCCTGCCTGACTGGCGCGATTCCCTGGGACATGGCACCGCCATCGCGGGAGTTTTGCGGGCCAAGGCGCCGGACGTGGAACTCTACAGCGTGAAGGTGTTCGACAGGCAATTGCGGACGCAGGCGGAGATCGTCGCTGCGGCCATCCGCTGGGCCGCCGACAATCGGATGGACATAGCCAATTGCAGTCTGGGCACGGCGGAAGCAGCCCACCGGCCACTGCTGCAAGGGGCTTGCGAATATGCCGCGGGGAAGGGCGTCCTCGTTGTGGCCGCGTGCGAGAGTCCGGATGCGGAACTGTTCCCCGCCTGTCTGCCGGGCGTGATCCCCGTGGCCGGGGATGAGAATTGCGGGTGGGATGAGTTCTACGCCTGCGGAAAAGGCACGCCCGTATTCCGCGCCCACCCTTGCCCGCGTCCTCTGCCCGGCCGGCCGCAGGAGAGAAATCTGCGCGGTCACAGTTTCGCTGCGGCGCATATCGCCGCGTGCCTCGCGCGTCTCTGTGAACAGTTGCCCCCTGCGGAACGCCATCGAGTCTCCGGCATTCTCTTTGCGAATTCGAGCCGGCCGCGAAGGACGGCCGGCAACCAGCAGGTGGCTCTCCCCCAGGAGGCCCTTGATTGATGGCCGATAGACAGACGAAGGCGAGGCGTTTGAGCTATTCCCACGGCACCGGCTCCACGCCCCTGCTGGGAAGCTGCATCGGCCAGGTCCTCGATGAAACTGCCGCAGCCTATCCGGACAACGAAGCGCTGGTCGTCCGCCACCAGAAGAAGCGCTATACCTATCGGCAGTTTCACGCAGAGGTCGAACAGGCTGCGTGCGGTTTTCTTCGTTTGGGAATTCGGAAGGGCGACCGCGTGGGAATCTGGGCGACCAACTGCGCCGAGTGGGTCGTCGCGCAATTTGCCACGGCAAAAATCGGCGCTATCCTGGTCACCATCAATCCCGCAAATCGAACCTTTGAGCTCGAATATGCGCTGCGGCAGTCGGAGTGTCAGTCCCTGCTGCTGATCCACGGATTCCGCGACTGCGATTACGTGGCCACGGTGAGCAGTCTCTGCCCGGAGCTTGCGGGAAGCCGTCCCGGCGCCCTGCGCTCCGAAAAGTTGCCGCACCTGAAGAACCTGATCTTCTTGGGAGGAGAGACTGCTCCCCCTGGCATGTTCCACTGGCAGGACCTCCTGGCCATGGGGAGGGAACTCCCCGCGGAGGAACTCCGCAAGCGGGAAGCGGCCCTGGAAGCCGACGACGCCATCAATATTCAATATACGTCGGGGACCACGGGAATGCCCAAGGGCGCGACACTGAGCCACCACAACATCGTGAATAACGCCCAGTTGATCGCGGCTTCGATGAAGTTTACTCCCCGCGACCGCATGTGTATTCCGGTCCCTTTCTATCATTGCTTCGGCATGGTCCTGAGCAACATGGCGTGCGTGATCTCGGGAGCGACGATGGTGATCCCCGCCGCGTACTTTGACCCCCTGGAAACCCTGCGCGCGGCTTCGGAAGAGAAGTGCACTGCATTGCAGGGTGTCCCTACCATGTTTATCGAAGAACTGGGACACCCGGAATTTGGCCGCTTCGACCTTCACCATCTGCGCACCGGTATCATGGCCGGCTCGCCCTGCCCGATTGAAGTGATGAAGCGGGTAGTGAATCTTATGCACTGTTCGGAGATGACCATCGCCTACGGGCTGACCGAGGCTTCCCCCGTCATCACCCAGACCAAGACCGACGATCCTCTCGAGCTGCGCGTGACCACTGTGGGAAAAGCGCTGCCGCACACGGAAGTGAAAATCATCAATCCAGCCACGGGCAAGATTGTTCCCATTGGCACGACGGGGGAACTCTGCGCGCGCGGCTACATGGTGATGAAGGGTTACTACAACAATCCCGAAGCCAGCCGCCTGGCCATCGACGCGGACGGCTGGTTGCATACCGGCGACCTCGCGGCGATGGACGAGAACGGCTATTTCCGGATCACCGGCCGCGGCAAGGACGTCATTATTCGCGGCGGCGAGAACATCTATCCGCGGGAGATCGAGGAATTCCTGCACACCTGTCCGGGCGTCAGCAGTGTGCAGGTGATTGGTGTTCCCGACCCCGTTTATGGCGAACAGGTGATGGCCTGGGTGAAGCCCCTGCCCGGTGCCACGCTGACTCCTGAAGCGATCACTCAGTTCAGCGAGGGTCGCATCGCCAAGTACAAAATCCCCAAGTACATCAAATTCGTCGATTCCTTCCCGATGACGGTGACGGGCAAGGTTCAGAAATTCAAGATGCGCGAGATTTCCATCCAGGAACTGTCGTTGCAGGACGCCGCGCGCATTTACACGGCTTGAGGTCACGATGAAGGACGATCGCTACGAACAGCTCTTTCGGAATTTCCGTTGGGATGTGCCGGAGCGATTCAATTTTGCCCGCGACATCGTGGATCGCCATGCGCAGGATCCCGGCCTTCTCGCCCTCTTCTGGACCGATGAGACAGGGCGCGAGGAAAAATACACTTTCGCGCAGCTCCGTGACCTGTCCAATCGGTTTGCCAACCTCATGGCTGGCTTGGGGATCGGCAAGGGCGATGTGGTGCTGGTGATCCTGCCGCGGGTGCCGGCCTGGCAGGTGGTGATGCTCGGGTTGCTCAAGCTTGGCGCGATTGCGGCTCCGGGGGCCACGCTCCTGCAGCCCAAGGACATTGCCTATCGCATCCAGCTTGCCGGTGCGCGCGCCCTGGTCACGGACGTGGAAAACTGCGGAAAAGTCGAGAGCATCGGCGAAGTTGGCCCGGACTTTCGGCACCGGATTCTCGTGGGAGGCAGCCGTCCGGGATGGGCCAGTTACGAGGAGGGGATGCAACGCGCAGCAACGGCCTTCACCGCGGAACACAACCTCTCGAAGGACCCGGCCCTCATCTTTTTCACTTCGGGGACCACGGGCGGCCCGAAAATGGTTCTGCACAGCCACGCCTATACCTGGGCGCACCGCTTGACGGGAGAATACTGGATCGATCTGAAACCTACGGACCTGCACTGGAATATGTCGGACACCGGTTGGGCCAAGGCCGCTTACAGCACGTTGTTCGGCCCCTGGCATTCCGGTTGCGCGGTCTTTTCGTATAAGGGAAACTTCGAGCCGCGGAAGACCCTGGAGATGCTGGAGAAATACAAGATTACCACCTTCTGCGCTCCGCCGACCGCTTTCCGGCTCATGGTCAAGGAGGACCTGAAGAAATATCGATTCTCGCTGCGCCATGTGGTGGGAGCTGGCGAACCGCTGAATCCCGAGGTGATCGAAGTCTGGAAGGAAGGGACGGGACAGACCATCTATGACGGCTATGGACAAACGGAGTCGATCATCGTGGTTTGCAATCACCCCAGCATCCCGGTGCGGCCGGGTTCGATGGGCAAGCCCATGCCCGGACATGTGATCGCCATCGTGGATGAAGACGGCAACGAACTTCCGGCGGACGAGGAAGGAGAAATAGCCATCAAGGGGAATCCGCCTTCGTTGTTCCTCGGATACTGGAAAGAGCCGGAACTCACGCAGGCCTCGCGCCGCGGCCCCTGGTATGTCACCGGTGACAAGGCCTACAGAGACCAGGACGGCTACTACTGGTTTGTGGGGCGCGCGGACGACGTCATCATCAGTGCCGGATACCGTATCGGCCCCTTCGAAGTGGAAAGCGCTCTGATTGAACACCCTGCCGTGGTGGAGGCCGCGGCCGTCGCCAGTCCCGACGAGGTGCGCGGGGATATCGTGAAAGCGTTTGTCGTGCTGCGCAGTGGCTACCACGGATCGCCGGAGTTGGTGCGCGAGTTGCAAGAGCATGTTAAGAAGGTCACCGCCCCGTATAAATATCCGCGCGAGATTGAATTCGTTGCGCAGCTGCCGAAAACGATCAGCGGCAAAATTCGCAGAGTCGAACTGCGCATGCGGGAAGTGAAAAAGAAAAGGGCCAGCTCGGCCTCTTCATGATTTGCCGGGACAGATTCGACGTAGCGATCCTGGGCGCCGGTCCCGCCGGCGCCGTCCTGGCCGAACGTCTGAGCCGGAAAGGCTACCGTGTGGCTCTTGTCGAGCGGCAGCCGGGTCCGCGCTACGCCATTGGAGAAACCCTGCCTCCGTCGGTTAATCTGCTTTTGAACCGGACAGGTATCCTGCCATCCTCCACCTCTCTGGAATTTCCCCGCACCACAGGGAACTTGTCGGCTTGGGGGAGTAAAGAGGTCACCTTCCATCCGCATGCGGCGGATATGCGCAGCCACGGCTTACAGGTGGAAAGAGCGCGCTTCGATGGCTTGCTGGTGCAGGCGGCCCGCACTGCCGGTGTGGAGCTGTTTGCAGGCTGCCGCCCGGCGGAGATGCGCCACATCGAGCCGGGCTGCTGGACCGTCGTGCTGGCGTTGCCGGACGGCCAATCGCAGGAGATCGAGACGCGATTCCTGTGTGATGCGACGGGGCGCGCGCGCGTACTGGCCGGAAAGCTGCGCCTGCGTGCTCGGGCGTGTGGACATTTGCTGGGTCTGGTGGCTTATTGGGACGTTCCCGCGGACACGCGGCAGTCGGACGGCTGCAACACCTTGGTCGAGTCTCTTCCCGGCGGATGGTTCTACACGGCCCCGCTGGGTGATGGGCGGCGTGTGGCCGGCTGGATGACGGATCGCGATCTTCTTCCTCCCAGCCTGCGGAAATCCGCCCGGCAAGCCTACCTCCATGCCTTGCGGCAGACGAAGCATGTACGGCTCCGCCTGCGCAATGCACGCTGCAGCGGCGAGGTGAAGATATTTGCCGCCAACCCCACCCTGCTGGATTCCTCCTGCGGCCCCGACTGGCTGCTGGTGGGCGATGCCGCTTCTACGGTGGATCCCCTGTGCTCGCAGGGTGTCCAGAAGGCAGTCACCTCGGCGCTGGCAGCGGCCGCGGTCGTCCACACCGTGCTGGCACAGCCGGCCAGCCGTGCCGCGGCGATGCAGTTCTACCGGGAGAAAGAGAGCGCCGGTTTTCATTCCCACCTGGATGCACTGGCCGGGTACTACCGGCGCGAACAGCGATGGAGCGGGCGGCCGTTTTGGAAGCGGCGTCACGCCTGCCCGCCGGGGGCCGGTCCCGCGCCGGAGATGGAATCCAGCCTGCGCAGGCCGCAGCTTCAGGCCGCGGATCGGATCATGCGCGCGCCGGCCGCGAAAGTTCTTGTTCGCCCCGTCATCCAGGGGGAGTTCATCGCCGAGAAGTTGGTTGTGGTCTCCCCGCGGGCGCCACGCGGGCTGCGTTACTGCGGGCCAGTGTGCGTGCCGGAACTCGTGGAATTACTGGACACCAGACCCACGGTGGCCGCGCTTGTGCAGCAATACCGCCAGCTCCATGCCGGCGTTTCTTCCGCCGCCTTGCGCGATGGTCTGACGCAACTCCTGGCCCTGGGCGTGATCGAAGCGTCCCGCTAAGGGTCTCCCAAGTGCATGCTTCAGAAACCTCCCGCTTCAGGAAACCGCATGGCTCTTGCAGCCCGGTGCCCTGAGGAGGATCGGGCCTCTTGCCGTCCGCATTCGTCTCCTCGCGCTGATTTCGTTGTCTGCAGGGCGCATGCTTGCCTGCTCGAACTGTTTTGCAAGATGCGATTGCCCCACGGTCCGCCGCACCATCCACACCGTTTCCTTCCCCCCGAAAGCCGGGAGACCCGCCACCATGAAATCGGTCTGCGCTTCGGTACTTGCGGGGGGCGATGGTAAAAACACGAAATCGATCTTGCGTTCTGCGAGTTCGTGCAGCAGCTTTTCGGGACGGTCGCACATCATCTCGATGCGGGCGTTGAGATATTGCAGCCGGAAGGACTTGGTCACCAGCAGAAAGAGCCGGAGACCCGCGGCTCCGCTGACGCCCACCCCAATGCGCCCCGGGCAGGCAGTCTCGCTCTGCTTCAGTGTGGAAAGAGCCTCGTCCCGCAAGCCGATGATCCTCGAGGCAAATTCGTAGAGAACTTCACCCGCGTGCGTCAGCCGGAAATCCCTCTTGTGCGCGCGCGCAAACAGGGGCGTGCCGATCTCCTCTGCAAGTTTACCCAGCGCAATGCTGACGGCCGGCTGCGTGCGGCATACCCGCGCGGCGGCTTTGTGCACGCTGCGCTCTTCCACGACTCCGATGAACATCTCCAGTTGCATCATTTCCATGGGGCGCTCTCCTGTTTTTCTTCGGGCTGTTCTGTCCGCTAAAAACAAAGAGGCCGTTATACCTTCCCGGTATAACGGCCTCTGGCAGTGCTAAATGAAAATCTTGGGATCTGGCCGTTATCCGCTGGGGAGAAGCAGGATAAGTCGCGCAAGAATAGCGATGGTAAGGAGCAGAGGCGAAAAAAAGCGGATGGTCAGTATCGTGGGGCGCATGCGCACAGGACGCTCATCCATCCTTCGCGGCACGAGAGAGGCGCTCCGTCGCTGACTCTGGCTGCTCATTGTTGTTATTAAATATCATTATGGCCGTATTTCGTCAAATAAATAGCTCTTATTAATGGCGGACTCTAAAGCTGGATGCCAACTGTATTCGAATGCGGCGCGACTAAGTCGCTCCGCCAATCTAGCCCGCCCCCCTGCCCAGTTCGCCGCGCGGCTGGCAGGCAAGCATGCCCCGTGCCATACTCAACTCGCGCCCCGGCCTCCTCTGGCTTGCCGGGCGTGCCCCGGGTCCCTTTCGGTGCAGTGCACATGCCCATACTGGCCGAGCCCGAACTCGCCAAAGCGCCGCAGGAAGAAGGACTGACCGCGCGCCAGGCCGAAGAGCGCCTCGCGCAGTACGGCCCCAATGAACCCAGCCCGCGAGTCCGCCGCTCCGAACTCCTCGAATTCCTCCACTTCTTCCTGAATCCCCTTGTCGTCATCCTGCTGCTCGCCAGCATCGTCGCTGCCTTTCTCGGCGAGTTGCTGAACGCGGGCCTCATCGTCGGCATCGTTCTCGTTGGCGCCGGCATTAATTTTGTGCAGACCTACCGCTCCAACCGCGCCGTCGAACTGCTCCGCGCGCGCGTCGCTCCCACTGCCACCGTTCTCCGCGACGCCGCCTGGCAGGAAATCCACCGCAGCCAAATCGTCCCCGGCGACCTGGTCCGCCTCTCCGCCGGCGACTTGGTTCCCGCCGACGCCCGCCTGCTCGCCGCGCGCGACCTCTTCGTGCAGCAGGCCGCCCTCACTGGCGAATCCATGCCCGTGGACAAGGAACTCCTCCCCCAGCCCAGCCCTCTCGCGGCGGGCCCCGCCGCCCCCGACCTCGTCTTCCTCGGCACTTCGGTCGTCAGCGGCGCCGCCCTCGCCCGCGTGCTCGTCACCGGCCCCCGCACCGCCTTCGGCTCCATCGCCGAGCGCCTGGCCATGCGCCCCGAAGAAACCGAATTCGAGCGCGGCCTGCGCCAGTTCAGCATGCTCATCATGCGCACCGTCTTCTTCCTGGTGCTGTTCATCCTGGTCCTGCGCGTGGCCCTGCACAAGGACGCCCTCGAATCCCTGATCTTCGCCGTCGCCCTCGCCGTCGGCCTCACCCCTGAATTTCTCCCCATGATCACCTCCGTTACCCTGGCCAAAGGCGCGGTGCGCATGGCCCGTGTCAAGATGATCGTCAAGCATCTCTCCGCCATCCAGAATCTCGGCAGCATTGACGTCTTCTGCAGCGACAAGACCGGCACTCTCACCCGCGGCGAAATGTCCCTGGAGAAGACGCTCGACGCCGCCGGCCAGCCCGCCGAGCACCCCCTCCTCCTCGCCTATCTCAACAGCCAGTTCGAAACTGGCATTCGCAGCCCCCTGGACGCCACCATCCTGCAGGCCCAGGTCTCCCACGCCGAGGAATACTCCAAGCGCGATGAAATTCCCTTCGACTTCGAGCGCCGCCGCCTCTCCATCGTCGTTGACCAGAAATCCGCCGCCAGCTCGCGGCACCTGCTCATCACCAAAGGCGCTCCCGAAGGCATCCTGGCCTTGTGCGTGGCCTGCGAGATGGATGGTCAGCGTGTGCCCATGGACGAAGCGGCGCACGAGCGCTGCGCCCGGCTCTACGAGGCGCTCTGCTCCGACGGCTTCCGCGTTCTCGCCGTCGCCTGGCGCGAAGTCCGGCTCACCGACGGCCTCACCGTCCAGGACGAAAGGGAACTGACCCTCGCCGGCTTCCTGGCCTTCTCCGACCCGCTCCGCGAGGATGCCGCCTTGGCGCTCCAAGCTCTCGAACGCGACGGCGTGCAGCTGAAAATCCTCACCGGCGACAACGAGCTCGTCGCCCGCCATGTCTGCAAGCAGCTCGGCATCGTGGATCCCCCCACCGTTCTCGGCGAGGAGCTCGAGCGCACCAGTGATGCCGCCCTCGGCCACGTCGCCGAACAGACCATGCTCTTCGCCCGCATCTCCCCCATGCAGAAACACCGCATCATTCTCGCCCTCAAGCACCGCTCTCACGTCGTTGGCTACATCGGCGACGGCATCAATGACGCTCCCTCCCTGCACGCCGCCGATGTCGGCATCTCCGTCTCCACCGCTGTGGACATCGCTCGCGACGCCGCCGACCTCATCCTCGTCGAACCCGGCCTCAGCGTCCTCCATCGCGGCATCATCGAAGGCCGCAAAGCCTCCGCCAACGTCCTCAAATATCTCCTCATGGGCACCAGCTCCAACTTCGGCAACATGTTCAGCATGGCCGCCGCTTCGCTCTTTCTCCCCTTCCTGCCCATGCTCCCCTTGCAGATCCTCCTCAACAATTTCCTCTACGACCTCGCCCAGGTCACCATCCCCACCGACAACGTCGAGGACCAGCAACTGCGCACCCCGCAGCGCTGGGACCTTCGCCTCATCCGCAACTTCATGCTCGCCATCGGCCCCGTCAGCTCCCTCTACGACTTCCTCACCTTCTACGTCCTCCTCGCCGTCTTCCACGCCAGCAAGCCGCTGTTCCACACCGGCTGGTTTGTCGAGTCCCTCGCCACGCAAACCCTGGTCCTCTTCGTCATCCGCACCATGGGCAATCCCCTGCGCAGCCGCCCCAGCCGCCCGCTCACCATCACCACCCTCCTCATCGTCCTCATCGGCGTCGTCCTGCCGTTCTCCCCGCTCGCGCACATCCTCGGCTTCACCCCGCTCCCCGCAAAATACTTCGCCTTCCTCATCTTCGCCGCCGTCACCTACCTCGCCTTCGTCGAACT encodes:
- a CDS encoding LysR family transcriptional regulator; this translates as MEMMQLEMFIGVVEERSVHKAAARVCRTQPAVSIALGKLAEEIGTPLFARAHKRDFRLTHAGEVLYEFASRIIGLRDEALSTLKQSETACPGRIGVGVSGAAGLRLFLLVTKSFRLQYLNARIEMMCDRPEKLLHELAERKIDFVFLPSPPASTEAQTDFMVAGLPAFGGKETVWMVRRTVGQSHLAKQFEQASMRPADNEISARRRMRTARGPILLRAPGCKSHAVS
- a CDS encoding AMP-binding protein; translation: MADRQTKARRLSYSHGTGSTPLLGSCIGQVLDETAAAYPDNEALVVRHQKKRYTYRQFHAEVEQAACGFLRLGIRKGDRVGIWATNCAEWVVAQFATAKIGAILVTINPANRTFELEYALRQSECQSLLLIHGFRDCDYVATVSSLCPELAGSRPGALRSEKLPHLKNLIFLGGETAPPGMFHWQDLLAMGRELPAEELRKREAALEADDAINIQYTSGTTGMPKGATLSHHNIVNNAQLIAASMKFTPRDRMCIPVPFYHCFGMVLSNMACVISGATMVIPAAYFDPLETLRAASEEKCTALQGVPTMFIEELGHPEFGRFDLHHLRTGIMAGSPCPIEVMKRVVNLMHCSEMTIAYGLTEASPVITQTKTDDPLELRVTTVGKALPHTEVKIINPATGKIVPIGTTGELCARGYMVMKGYYNNPEASRLAIDADGWLHTGDLAAMDENGYFRITGRGKDVIIRGGENIYPREIEEFLHTCPGVSSVQVIGVPDPVYGEQVMAWVKPLPGATLTPEAITQFSEGRIAKYKIPKYIKFVDSFPMTVTGKVQKFKMREISIQELSLQDAARIYTA
- a CDS encoding NAD(P)/FAD-dependent oxidoreductase, producing MICRDRFDVAILGAGPAGAVLAERLSRKGYRVALVERQPGPRYAIGETLPPSVNLLLNRTGILPSSTSLEFPRTTGNLSAWGSKEVTFHPHAADMRSHGLQVERARFDGLLVQAARTAGVELFAGCRPAEMRHIEPGCWTVVLALPDGQSQEIETRFLCDATGRARVLAGKLRLRARACGHLLGLVAYWDVPADTRQSDGCNTLVESLPGGWFYTAPLGDGRRVAGWMTDRDLLPPSLRKSARQAYLHALRQTKHVRLRLRNARCSGEVKIFAANPTLLDSSCGPDWLLVGDAASTVDPLCSQGVQKAVTSALAAAAVVHTVLAQPASRAAAMQFYREKESAGFHSHLDALAGYYRREQRWSGRPFWKRRHACPPGAGPAPEMESSLRRPQLQAADRIMRAPAAKVLVRPVIQGEFIAEKLVVVSPRAPRGLRYCGPVCVPELVELLDTRPTVAALVQQYRQLHAGVSSAALRDGLTQLLALGVIEASR
- a CDS encoding acyl--CoA ligase, which gives rise to MKDDRYEQLFRNFRWDVPERFNFARDIVDRHAQDPGLLALFWTDETGREEKYTFAQLRDLSNRFANLMAGLGIGKGDVVLVILPRVPAWQVVMLGLLKLGAIAAPGATLLQPKDIAYRIQLAGARALVTDVENCGKVESIGEVGPDFRHRILVGGSRPGWASYEEGMQRAATAFTAEHNLSKDPALIFFTSGTTGGPKMVLHSHAYTWAHRLTGEYWIDLKPTDLHWNMSDTGWAKAAYSTLFGPWHSGCAVFSYKGNFEPRKTLEMLEKYKITTFCAPPTAFRLMVKEDLKKYRFSLRHVVGAGEPLNPEVIEVWKEGTGQTIYDGYGQTESIIVVCNHPSIPVRPGSMGKPMPGHVIAIVDEDGNELPADEEGEIAIKGNPPSLFLGYWKEPELTQASRRGPWYVTGDKAYRDQDGYYWFVGRADDVIISAGYRIGPFEVESALIEHPAVVEAAAVASPDEVRGDIVKAFVVLRSGYHGSPELVRELQEHVKKVTAPYKYPREIEFVAQLPKTISGKIRRVELRMREVKKKRASSASS
- a CDS encoding S8 family serine peptidase, encoding MTELRTNPPPINLGAGSGKGVKVAVIDSGINAQHSHVQRVAGGVHILLGSGGALEFLPDWRDSLGHGTAIAGVLRAKAPDVELYSVKVFDRQLRTQAEIVAAAIRWAADNRMDIANCSLGTAEAAHRPLLQGACEYAAGKGVLVVAACESPDAELFPACLPGVIPVAGDENCGWDEFYACGKGTPVFRAHPCPRPLPGRPQERNLRGHSFAAAHIAACLARLCEQLPPAERHRVSGILFANSSRPRRTAGNQQVALPQEALD
- the mgtA gene encoding magnesium-translocating P-type ATPase → MPILAEPELAKAPQEEGLTARQAEERLAQYGPNEPSPRVRRSELLEFLHFFLNPLVVILLLASIVAAFLGELLNAGLIVGIVLVGAGINFVQTYRSNRAVELLRARVAPTATVLRDAAWQEIHRSQIVPGDLVRLSAGDLVPADARLLAARDLFVQQAALTGESMPVDKELLPQPSPLAAGPAAPDLVFLGTSVVSGAALARVLVTGPRTAFGSIAERLAMRPEETEFERGLRQFSMLIMRTVFFLVLFILVLRVALHKDALESLIFAVALAVGLTPEFLPMITSVTLAKGAVRMARVKMIVKHLSAIQNLGSIDVFCSDKTGTLTRGEMSLEKTLDAAGQPAEHPLLLAYLNSQFETGIRSPLDATILQAQVSHAEEYSKRDEIPFDFERRRLSIVVDQKSAASSRHLLITKGAPEGILALCVACEMDGQRVPMDEAAHERCARLYEALCSDGFRVLAVAWREVRLTDGLTVQDERELTLAGFLAFSDPLREDAALALQALERDGVQLKILTGDNELVARHVCKQLGIVDPPTVLGEELERTSDAALGHVAEQTMLFARISPMQKHRIILALKHRSHVVGYIGDGINDAPSLHAADVGISVSTAVDIARDAADLILVEPGLSVLHRGIIEGRKASANVLKYLLMGTSSNFGNMFSMAAASLFLPFLPMLPLQILLNNFLYDLAQVTIPTDNVEDQQLRTPQRWDLRLIRNFMLAIGPVSSLYDFLTFYVLLAVFHASKPLFHTGWFVESLATQTLVLFVIRTMGNPLRSRPSRPLTITTLLIVLIGVVLPFSPLAHILGFTPLPAKYFAFLIFAAVTYLAFVELVKRRLFATHRP